One window of Nicotiana tomentosiformis chromosome 11, ASM39032v3, whole genome shotgun sequence genomic DNA carries:
- the LOC104104201 gene encoding CASP-like protein 4D1, protein MADLPQYDFNEKPSSSLSSNKMPLFTLLARVITLAACVISLIVLQNNEITWMYNGMEGGKFNYEGYSSYRYMFGVLVAGIIYTIWHIPFAAYYLVAKKRLVDHQGFRMFEFFGDKIILAVLATGAGAALGATVELSKAHFPDYYSKQMHNFLSVMYAPSALLVAAFVSSGISSVLSSLNLHKSDQD, encoded by the exons atggctGACTTACCTCAGTATGACTTCAATGAAAAGCCATCTTCTTCATTATCATCCAATAAGATGCCATTGTTTACACTATTGGCAAGGGTAATAACCTTAGCCGCTTGTGTAATTTCATTAATTGTATTGCAGAATAATGAAATTACTTGGATGTACAATGGTATGGAAGGTGGGAAATTTAACTACGAGGGTTACAGTTCTTACAG GTACATGTTTGGTGTACTGGTAGCAGGAATTATTTACACTATATGGCATATTCCTTTCGCAGCATATTACCTGGTAGCAAAGAAACGTCTCGTAGACCACCAAGGCTTTCGCATGTTTGAATTTTTTGGTGACAAG ATCATATTAGCCGTATTGGCAACTGGAGCTGGAGCAGCACTAGGTGCAACTGTGGAATTATCAAAAGCTCATTTCCCAGACTATTATTCAAAACAGATGCATAACTTCTTGTCGGTGATGTATGCCCCTAGTGCACTTCTTGTAGCTGCATTTGTTAGCTCTGGAATTTCGTCTGTCCTCTCATCTTTGAATCTCCACAAGAGTGATCAAGACTAA
- the LOC104108317 gene encoding CASP-like protein PIMP1, whose protein sequence is MEFELPQYDFNEKPRSLSKLPLVTLAARIITIACALVSVVVLKSNKVTLDKGAKLEYDYFRSYRYMLGVMVAGIIYNTLHIPFAAYYLIAKKRLLGHHSFRQFEFYGDKITFGILATAAGAALGATVDLQKVVYTDNNSKIHDFLGLMYIPDAFLVAAFVSSGISSVLSSLSLRKNE, encoded by the exons ATGGAGTTCGAGTTACCTCAGTATGACTTTAATGAAAAGCCTCGTTCTTTATCAAAGTTGCCATTGGTTACCCTAGCAGCAAGGATCATAACCATAGCTTGTGCTCTGGTCTCAGTTGTTGTGTTGAAGAGTAATAAAGTTACTTTAGATAAAGGAGCCAAACTTGAGTACGATTATTTCCGCTCATACAG GTACATGCTTGGTGTAATGGTAGCAGGAATTATCTACAACACATTGCATATTCCCTTTGCAGCCTATTACCTGATAGCAAAGAAACGTCTCCTAGGCCATCACAGCTTTCGCCAGTTTGAATTTTATGGTGATAAG ATTACATTTGGCATACTAGCAACAGCAGCTGGAGCAGCACTAGGTGCAACCGTGGATTTACAAAAAGTTGTTTATACAGATAATAACTCAAAGATACATGACTTCTTGGGACTGATGTACATCCCAGATGCATTTCTTGTAGCTGCATTTGTGAGCTCTGGAATTTCTTCTGTCCTATCCTCTCTGAGTCTTCGCAAGAATGAATGA